A section of the Ochotona princeps isolate mOchPri1 chromosome 19, mOchPri1.hap1, whole genome shotgun sequence genome encodes:
- the LOC105941894 gene encoding protocadherin beta-12-like: protein MEIGRTGCLRTRQVLLLFISLGIAWAGSETGRFSVAEETPSGSLVGNLIKDLGLEVGELASREAQVVSNDRKQPLQLDSSTGDLVLSESLDREELCGSTEPCVLHFQVIMRHPLQFLRLELEVTDVNDHPPVFLEKEMLLEIPENSPVGAVFLLESAKDLDVGVNAVNGYEVSPNSHFHVKLRVNPYSEKYPELVLYKALDFEAQPELSLTLTALDGGAPPRSGTAMVRVMVVDTNDNAPTFERPFYEVIIPENSVLGSQVVSVSAWDSDSGTNGEISYTFSHASEDIRKTFDIDGKSGKVTLRGFLDFETAQSYSIIVQATDRGGLFGKAAVRIQVTDVNDNAPEIAVSSITSEILENSPVTVVMLFSIRDRDEGENGKMVCSIPEDIPFVLKSDVANYYILETEGPLDREAKAQYTITITVSDLGTPRLQSQHNVTVHVSDVNDNAPTFSQALYTLFVLENNSPALHIGSVSASDRDAGANAQITYSLLTQDHTTQQPQPQGQPQGQGQEQGQARPQVDVGALVALDAASGQLFALRALDYETLRAFEFGVRASDGGSPALSGEARVRVVLRDANDHAPRVLYPPRNGSAAGACPELVPRGAEAGYLVSKVVAVDGDSGRNAWLSYELLQATEPGLFGVWAHSGEVRTARPVSERDAPQQRLLVQVRDHGEPPLSASVALHVLLVDGFSQPYLPWPDAPAGKAGLAGLAGLAGVGGEAGQAEALTVSLVVALAAVSSLFLASVLALVAARLCGRGGAEGAVAVGSGCGVSVGEGHLFPAGAGCGGVGPLVDVGGAGTLSHSYQYEVCVSGGSGTGEFKFVKPIMPNFSTQVTGKEIEESPAFCREFRFSYE, encoded by the coding sequence ATGGAGATTGGAAGGACAGGGTGTCTGCGCACCAGGCAAGTCCTGCTTCTCTTTATTTCGCTGGGAATAGCTTGGGCTGGCTCAGAAACCGGGCGCTTTTCGGTGGCGGAGGAAACGCCCAGTGGAAGCTTGGTGGGCAATTTGATTAAGGACTTGGGCTTGGAGGTGGGAGAGCTGGCGTCCCGGGAGGCCCAGGTGGTCTCTAATGATCGCAAACAGCCACTGCAGCTGGACAGCAGCACCGGGGATTTGGTCCTAAGCGAGTCACTAGACCGGGAGGAGCTGTGTGGCTCCACCGAACCCTGCGTGCTGCACTTCCAGGTGATAATGAGACATCCTCTGCAGTTCTTACGGCTCGAGCTTGAGGTCACGGATGTCAATGACCACCCTCCCgtctttttagaaaaagaaatgctcCTGGAGATCCCAGAGAACAGCCCCGTGGGTGCCGTGTTCTTACTGGAAAGTGCAAAGGATTTAGATGTTGGGGTCAATGCTGTAAATGGTTATGAGGTAAGCCCCAACTCTCATTTCCACGTAAAACTGAGAGTCAATCCCTACAGTGAGAAATACCCAGAGTTGGTTCTGTATAAGGCACTGGATTTCGAAGCTCAGCCCGAGCTCAGCCTCACCCTCACGGCGCTGGACGGCGGGGCTCCACCCCGGTCCGGGACAGCCATGGTTCGGGTGATGGTCGTGGACACTAACGACAACGCCCCCACATTCGAGCGCCCGTTTTATGAGGTAATAATCCCAGAGAACAGTGTTCTGGGTTCCCAGGTCGTCAGCGTGTCAGCTTGGGATTCAGACTCAGGAACAAACGGGGAAATATCCTACACCTTCTCCCATGCCTCGGAAGATATTCGCAAGACATTTGATATTGATGGGAAATCTGGAAAAGTTACTCTGAGAGGATTCTTAGATTTTGAAACAGCTCAATCCTACTCAATAATCGTTCAAGCCACAGACAGGGGCGGCCTCTTTGGAAAAGCTGCAGTCCGAATTCAGGTGACAGATGTGAACGACAATGCTCCCGAGATCGCTGTGTCCTCAATAACCAGTGAAATTCTAGAAAACTCGCCTGTGACGGTAGTTATGCTTTTCAGTATCCGGGATAGAGATGAGGGGGAAAATGGGAAGATGGTTTGTTCTATCCCGGAGGACATTCCATTTGTGCTAAAATCTGACGTTGCAAATTACTATATTTTGGAGACAGAAGGACCATTGGACAGGGAGGCCAAAGCCCAgtacaccatcaccatcaccgtcTCAGACCTGGGCACGCCCAGGCTGCAGAGCCAGCACAACGTGACAGTGCACGTGTCCGACGTCAACGACAACGCGCCCACCTTCAGCCAGGCCCTGTACACCCTGTTCGTGCTGGAGAACAACAGCCCCGCGCTGCACATCGGCAGCGTGAGCGCCAGCGACAGGGACGCGGGCGCCAACGCCCAGATCACCTACTCGCTGCTCACACAAGACCACACaacgcagcagccacagccacaggggcagccgcaggggcaggggcaggagcaggggcaggctCGGCCGCAGGTGGACGTGGGCGCGCTGGTGGCCCTGGACGCAGCGAGCGGGCAGCTGTTCGCGCTGCGCGCGCTCGACTACGAGACCCTGCGCGCCTTCGAGTTCGGCGTGCGCGCGTCGGACGGCGGGTCTCCGGCGCTGAGCGGCGAGGCGCGCGTGCGCGTGGTGCTGCGCGACGCCAACGACCACGCGCCGCGCGTGCTGTACCCGCCGCGCAACGGCTCAGCGGCGGGCGCGTGCCCCGAGCTGGTGCCGCGCGGCGCCGAGGCGGGCTACCTGGTGAGCAAGGTGGTGGCGGTGGACGGCGACTCGGGCCGCAACGCGTGGCTGTCGTACGAGCTGCTGCAGGCCACGGAGCCCGGGCTGTTCGGCGTGTGGGCGCACAGCGGCGAGGTGCGCACGGCGCGGCCTGTGAGCGAGCGCGACGCGCCGCAGCAGCGGCTGCTGGTGCAGGTGCGCGACCACGGCGAGCCGCCGCTCTCGGCCAGCGTGGCGCTGCACGTGCTGCTGGTGGACGGCTTCTCGCAGCCCTACCTGCCGTGGCCCGACGCGCCGGCGGGGAAGGCGGGCTTGGCGGGACTGGCGGgactggcgggtgtggggggcgAGGCTGGGCAGGCGGAGGCGCTGACGGTGTCGCTGGTGGTGGCGCTGGCGGCGGTGTCTTCTCTGTTCTTGGCGTCTGTGTTGGCGCTGGTGGCCGCGCGGCTGTGTGGGCGTGGCGGTGCTGAGGGTGCTGTGGCGGTGGGGTCTGGGTGTGGGGTGTCTGTGGGCGAGGGCCACTTGTTCCCTGCGGGGGCTGGGTGTGGTGGTGTGGGTCCTCTGGTGGACGTGGGCGGGGCGGGGACGCTGTCTCACAGCTACCAGTATGaggtgtgtgtgagtggaggGAGTGGGACAGGTGAGTTCAAGTTCGTGAAGCCGATTATGCCTAACTTCTCAACCCAGGTCACTGGCAAGGAAATAGAGGAATCGCCTGCTTTCTGCCGTGAGTTTCGATTTAGTTATGAATGA